The region GGTGAGCGCTGGGATCCTGAATCTGGATAAAACGGCAGGCGTGAATGCCATCGCTGGGAATCTGGATATCACCGCTGGCGGAAGAGTCACCTTTGTAAGGTCTAACCAACTTTCTGATACGACCCTCGTGACCCTCAGCGGCGCGGGCAGTGTGTTTAACGGCACAGGTGTGAATGTGGGCATGCCAAACTCCTTTTCAGAAACCATCGCCGGGCTTGTGGTTACGGGCGGTGCCTTCAATCCTGGACCAGCATCCATCTGGACCATCACGGGCGCCGGGAGTTTCACTGGTGGGGTGGATAACACTATTTTTGTGGGTAACAGCGGTGCCCGGCTCAGCTTTGATAGCTTGCGGCTCACCGCCATGGCGGCGACCGCTGCGGGTGTGGTCGGTACAAACAATAGCTTCACTCTTTATGGGAACTCTGCCACGCAGAGTTCCATCACGGTAGGGGCTGGTGGGCTGATCCTGGATGGTTCGCGACTCAATTTGCGTCGTGGCGGTACGGGCACCGCTGGGAGCAAAGTGGTACTGAATGGCAGCCTGAGTACGGTGGGCACCGCAGCTTCGTTCATCACGGAAGATACTGCGGGCGGCATGGTGGGCTCGGTCAGGTTGGAGCTCAGTGGGACCACCGCAGCGGTAGAGCGCGAGTTTAACATCGGTGCAGGTGGGGCTAACCTAACCATCAATGTGGAAATGACCAATGGCGCCTCTTCCCAGGCGGGGCTGACGAAGACTGGAAATGGCAACCTGACTTTTACAGGGGGGTATGCCAATAGCTACACAGGCACCACTCGGATCAATGGCGGCACATTGACGTTGAACAAAACGGCAGGGATTAATGCCGTGGCCGCCAACATTGAAGTGAATGCGGGTGGCACCCTGACGTTGAGTGCGAATGATCAAATTGCCGATACGGCAGGCATCACCGTGAACACAGGGGGAACGATTTCGGCCTGGGGCAGGAATGAAACTTTGGCTTTTTACACTCAGAATGGTGGGGGTGTGACCTCCAGTGGCAATGTTGGTCAGGTGATTATCACAGGGGCCATGAGATTGCTGGGAGGCAATGTCTTCACCATCAATAGCAATGCCGTTCCAGCGCATTTCCAGACAGGCAGTCTGGAACTGGGCGGGGCGGACCTTTTGGTCGGCGGTAACAATGGCGAGGGCATCAGCCGCACTGCTGTGACGGTGGGTAGTGGGGGGTTGAGTTTGAAGAACGGTCGCACTCTCACCTTGTATCGTGGCAGTGCAGGAACGGTTTTGAATCTCAATGGAGATTTCACAGGTGCGGGGACTAACTCCATCATCGTGAACAATCCAGGCTTGGTCGAGCCGGAGTTGAACTTGGGCTTAGCGACGCGTACTTTTACCATTGAGACCGGTGGCAACACCACCATCAGTGTGGGCATGGTGGGGAGTGGCGGCTTGATCAAAAGTGGCCCCGGCACACTGACTTTCACTGGAAACTTGCCCAAGACCTATGCGGGTGTGACGACGGTGAACGGAGGTGTTTTAAACCTGAATCAAACGGCGGGGACGGATGCCATCACGAACGGGTTGGACATCCAGACAGGCGGCACCGTCACGCTGACGGCCAATGAGCAGATTTCAAATGGCTCTGGCATTGTCATGAATGGAGGTCTGCTATCTCCCCTAACGACGACGGAAACAGTGGCTTACTACACGCAAAATTCAGGGGGCTTGAGTGCCAGCGGCAATGTAGGGCACCTGATCGTGACCGGGACGATGACACTGGATGGAGGCAACATCATGACCCTGAATAGCAGTGGGGCTACACCGCCTAACTGGCAGTTCAATCGCGCCCTCTTGCGTGGCGCAGATATCCTGGTTGGGGCTAACAACGGCATCGGAAATCCACGGACGAAATTGACCATCGGCAGCGGTGGCTTGCTGCTGCAGGGGCGGAGCATCACGCTGAATCGTGGCAATGCAGGATCAGAAATGTACCTGGACGGGGATGTGACGGCCAGCGGTACAAGTGCTATCACAGCAGGGTCCAGCGGCACGGTTGAGCCCTTACTGCATCTTGGCACGGGGAACCGTGTTTTTGATATCACGGGTGGCACTACCACGCTGGGGCTGGAGGTTACGGATACGGCTTCGCTTCAGAAAAGCGGCGGTGGCACCTTGGTCTTGGCCAGCGGGAACAGCTACAGCGGCGGCACCACGGTCAGCATGGGAAATCTGCGCCTGTCGAATGCCAGCGGCAGTGCAACCGGTAGCGGGGCATTGACCGTCAGCAGTGGTGCGACTCTCAGCGGCACAGGTCGCGCTGCACCGGCATCCGGCTTGGGGATTACCCTCAATGGCATCGTCTCGGTGGGGAATCCCAGTCCGGTGGCTGGGCAGACGCTGACATTGAGCACCACGGGGTTGGGGACCGTGGAGATTGGCGGCCGCGTGGTCATTGATCTTTTTTCTGGGCAGGCCAGCGGCGGCTTGAATAATGCTGCGAGTGCGGACCGCCTGATTCTCGCCAGTCAAGCAGGCGTGATTTTGGGGGGGAGTTCAGTGTTGAATATCGTCACTAGCATCCCGGTGGATGCGGGCAATACGGCAGGTTGGGCTCCCGGAACGACTTGGCAAATCATTGACTGGAGTGGCCTCACTGGATCACCTTCTGGCAGCTTTAGCAACCTCAGCAGCACGAGAGGTAATTTTTTAAACCTGCCTGACCTCGGTGTGATGGGTTATGCCTGGGATGTCTCACAGCTTTACTCAGCGGGGACGATTTCCGTGGTGCTTGTCCCCGAGCCTGGGCGGCTGTTGTTTGTGGTGCTGGGACTCGGGAGCGTTCTGCTCCGTCGTCGGCGCAGTTCGCTTTAAATCAGGCCGGGTTCACTTCGGCATTGCGGGTGGTGTCAGGGGCAATCCATGGCGGAGAAATTCGGTTGCCTGGATCAGTGGTGCCTGGATGAAAAGTTTACGTTCAGCCTCATTCAGAACTTTTGCCGGAGAGAGAAAGCTAAGTGTGTTGTGGGCGAGACTGAGGCGGATGAGATCTTGCTTCAAAAATCCCTGCGTGACGGGCATGCCAGAGAAGATTTGTTCATACTGGCCTAACTGCAAGGAACGCATTGGTGGGCTGTCTTGTCCTTCGTCAGTTTTTGGGGCTGCGGCCCAGCGCGTATCGGCATCGCAATGGTCTGCGGAGGGTAGAAGAAAGACCGTGTTAGAGAGCGCTGGTAGAGTATCGAGCGGCGAAGTTGGCGGCCAAGCGGCTGGCCAGCGCCATTCAGCCGGGGCGGTAGCCGGGCTGGCCGTCTCGCGGGAAACGCGGAAGGCCCACTCCCAGCCTGGAATGAGTGTGATGGCGATGTCCCTGCCCGCAGCTTTCAGCAGCGCGGCCCATGGTTGATGCGCGAGTGCGGGATCT is a window of Prosthecobacter dejongeii DNA encoding:
- a CDS encoding beta strand repeat-containing protein gives rise to the protein MIPPNHRFLNGRLLNLIVMGLALLLWTMRLSSAEVTWNGGGADNNWSTALNWGGAVPLAGDSLAFGGSLRLAAVNNLTADTSFAGITFNSGSGAFTLSGNRITLGGDVLNNSTLTQTISLPMLIEATRNFNAAAGALTVSGVISGNGGLNKTGTGTLNLSGTEANAYTGVTTVSAGILNLDKTAGVNAIAGNLDITAGGRVTFVRSNQLSDTTLVTLSGAGSVFNGTGVNVGMPNSFSETIAGLVVTGGAFNPGPASIWTITGAGSFTGGVDNTIFVGNSGARLSFDSLRLTAMAATAAGVVGTNNSFTLYGNSATQSSITVGAGGLILDGSRLNLRRGGTGTAGSKVVLNGSLSTVGTAASFITEDTAGGMVGSVRLELSGTTAAVEREFNIGAGGANLTINVEMTNGASSQAGLTKTGNGNLTFTGGYANSYTGTTRINGGTLTLNKTAGINAVAANIEVNAGGTLTLSANDQIADTAGITVNTGGTISAWGRNETLAFYTQNGGGVTSSGNVGQVIITGAMRLLGGNVFTINSNAVPAHFQTGSLELGGADLLVGGNNGEGISRTAVTVGSGGLSLKNGRTLTLYRGSAGTVLNLNGDFTGAGTNSIIVNNPGLVEPELNLGLATRTFTIETGGNTTISVGMVGSGGLIKSGPGTLTFTGNLPKTYAGVTTVNGGVLNLNQTAGTDAITNGLDIQTGGTVTLTANEQISNGSGIVMNGGLLSPLTTTETVAYYTQNSGGLSASGNVGHLIVTGTMTLDGGNIMTLNSSGATPPNWQFNRALLRGADILVGANNGIGNPRTKLTIGSGGLLLQGRSITLNRGNAGSEMYLDGDVTASGTSAITAGSSGTVEPLLHLGTGNRVFDITGGTTTLGLEVTDTASLQKSGGGTLVLASGNSYSGGTTVSMGNLRLSNASGSATGSGALTVSSGATLSGTGRAAPASGLGITLNGIVSVGNPSPVAGQTLTLSTTGLGTVEIGGRVVIDLFSGQASGGLNNAASADRLILASQAGVILGGSSVLNIVTSIPVDAGNTAGWAPGTTWQIIDWSGLTGSPSGSFSNLSSTRGNFLNLPDLGVMGYAWDVSQLYSAGTISVVLVPEPGRLLFVVLGLGSVLLRRRRSSL